One Clavelina lepadiformis chromosome 1, kaClaLepa1.1, whole genome shotgun sequence genomic region harbors:
- the LOC143467870 gene encoding polycomb protein suz12-A-like — translation MPRPKKTEKSKKEEIVLDLRQDREEFLRAFEKPTQIYRFLRARHIISPTYLHRSLFYLKNRCSRTNARREAFRVDDMLKVCEHKNASYGFTTPRYFDQLKIAILGFYIDPGVHYANSLSKKLNTVDAEISIQKTLRCRRKDCEIVHTEEVVGAVEVPVNPRNPDNYEEEPIIISTTDIKQSKDGQSIKNYSLMFRVYEPQDDSSESEDESSDNLQSDEEMDVDEDDEQKNKKLKDDPAAISLRNLTMGSRRKRVFRQESKECESDDSRSCKNETRAPRKFKKFNNQRFESAIYDADLSVFTSEKKSLLLDGEYELSLNRKCPESNDGRRNATWEALDGGREIKVLSTMNHCPILKFKLLWMEDDKPGPLAPPPDEDKATSFGEEPDSKRARRRINQKCNDTEKASENGNCNAENGPVLPVDSIQYRKLWPPCDTERSENGQLEANSIYDPRQIVYYQFIYNTESQQQTEARDDLYCPWCQLNCMSLYGLIKHLKTCHPRFNFSYTPQSQGSSVEVSVNECYDGSFCGNPQFIFAQPGMAFSRRGPVRRVQATDTLVYRPRKERGARNLNLNELLEKEENDSSPTSHYSAGHHRLYFHSNSSLPIRPCEFDNDSEEETDPDWLRNHIKKMLDEFTDVNDGEKPIMKLWNLYIMKHRCIADGQMSNSCQHFIDLYASLIIRHNLRRNLLLHLVTLLDFGVLKASALLSLIKHFDKIAEKTSKVTSKDEITNGSDILSEDIRSNDLSMEDVDDVSLPSVSKQSRSRSRTVSICSEKSTNLQKLQEIIDQATKTKKDTK, via the exons ATGCCTCGACCGAAGAAAACAGAGAAGTCCAAAAAGGAAGAAATTGTTCTCGATCTTCGACAA GATCGTGAAGAGTTCCTTCGTGCATTTGAAAAACCAACACAAATTTACCGCTTTCTTCGAGCCCGCCATATCATATCACCCACATATCTGCACAGAAGTTTGTTTTACTTAAAGAACAGATGCTCTAGGACCAATGCACGGAGAGAG GCATTTCGTGTTGATGATATGTTGAAAGTATGTGAGCACAAAAATGCATCGTATGGCTTCACAACACCACGGTATTTCGATCAACTGAAAATTGCTATTTTAGGATTCTATATTGACCCCGGTGTGCATTATGCAAATAGCCTCTCGAAAAag CTAAACACCGTTGATGCAGAAATTTCGATACAAAAAACTCTTCGCTGTCGACGGAAAGATTGCGAGATCGTACACACAGAGGAAGTGGTCGGTGCCGTCGAAGTACCCGTGAATCCCAGAAATCCTGATAACTATGAGGAAGAACCAATTATCATTTCAACAACAGACATAAAGCAATCAAAAGACGGACAATCCATCAAGAATTACTCCCTCATGTTTAGAGTGTATGAACCCCAAGATGACTCATCAGAAAGTGAAGATGAATCATCAGATAACCTGCAGAGTGATGAAGAAATG GATGTTGATGAGGACGATGAACAGAAGAATAAGAAACTGAAAGATGATCCGGCCGCGATTTCTTTGAGAAATCTAACAATGGGCTCTCGTCGTAAAAGAGTTTTCAGACAAG AAAGCAAGGAATGTGAAAGCGACGACAGCAGAAGCTGTAAAAATGAGACTCGTGCACCgagaaagtttaaaaagttcaaCAACCAAAG ATTTGAATCTGCAATATACGATGCGGATCTGAGCGTATTTACCAGCGAGAAGAAATCACTACTCCTTGACGGAGAGTATGAGCTCTCTTTGAACAG GAAATGCCCTGAGTCAAACGATGGTCGAAGAAATGCAACCTGGGAGGCCCTTGATGGAGGAAGGGAGATTAAAGTTCTAAGCACAATGAACCACTGCCCTATTCTTAAGTTTAAGTTGCT TTGGATGGAAGATGATAAACCAGGTCCTCTAGCGCCACCACCTGATGAAGATAAAGCGACATCTTTCGGTGAAGAACCAGATTCAAAACGAGCTCGAAGAAGAATTAACCAGAAATGCAATGACACAGAGAAAGCGTCCG AAAACGGAAATTGCAATGCGGAAAACGGCCCCGTGCTTCCGGTGGACTCGATACAGTATCGCAAGCTGTGGCCACCGTGCGATACGGAAAGGAGCGAAAACGGTCAACTCGAAGCCAACTCCATTTACGACCCGCGACAAATCGTATACTATCAGTTCATTTATAACACTGAAAGTCAACAACAGACCGAAGCAAGAGACGACCTTTACTGTCCGTGGTGCCAACTCAACTGTATGTCTCTCTACGGTCTCATTAAG CACTTAAAAACTTGTCACCCTCGTTTCAATTTTTCCTACACGCCACAATCACAAGGTTCATCTGTCGAAGTCTCGGTGAACGAATGTTACGACGGTTCCTTCTGTGGCAACCCTCAG TTTATTTTCGCCCAACCTGGCATGGCGTTTAGTCGCCGTGGGCCGGTACGCCGTGTGCAGGCAACTGATACCTTGGTGTACCGGCCACGCAAGGAGCGCGGAGCCCGCAATTTGAACTTAAATGAACTCCTGGAGAAGGAGGAGAATGATTCTTCTCCTACCTCCCACTACTCTGCAG GACACCATCGCCTCTACTTCCACAGCAACAGCAGTCTTCCGATTCGTCCGTGTGAGTTCGATAACGATTCGGAGGAGGAAACGGATCCGGATTGGCTCCGGAACCATATCAAGAAGATGCTTGATGAATTTACTGACGTCAATGACGGGGAAAAACCGATCATGAAACTTTGGAACCTATACATCATGAAGCATAG ATGCATAGCCGACGGCCAGATGTCCAACTCCTGCCAGCACTTTATTGACCTTTACGCTTCACTGATTATACGTCACAACTTACGACGTAATCTCCTGCTTCATCTGGTGACGTTGTTGGATTTCGGTGTTCTCAAAGCTTCAGCTCTGCTCAGTCTAATAAAGCA ttttgacAAGATTGCCGAGAAAACGTCGAAAGTGACGTCAAAAGACGAAATCACTAACGGGAGCGACATTTTAAGCGAAGACATTCGCTCGAATGATTTAAGCATGGAAGATGTCGACGACGTATCTTTGCCGTCAGTATCAAAGCAGTCGCGCAGCAGGTCACGTACGGTGAGCATTTGCTCGGAAAAGTCGACTAACCTGCAAAAACTGCAGGAGATCATAGACCAGGCCACCAAGACAAAGAAGGATACCAAGTGA